The DNA region TGGGCACGGAAGCGGCGGTGGAGCGTGGCGGGCGACACGGCCGCATGCGTCGCGAGGTCCGCGACCGTCAGCGGTTCGCCGATCCGGGCCCGCGCCCAGGCCAGCAGCGGCGCCAGCGACTCGTCCGGTACGTCGGGCAGGGGGCGTTCGACGAACTGCCGCTGCCCGCCGTCGCGATGGGCGGCGAAGACGAGCCGCCGGGACACGGCGTTCGCGATCTCCGCTCCGTGATCGCGGCGCACGATGTGCAGCCCGAGGTCGAGCGCGGCCGCACTGCCGGCCGCGGTCAGCACGTCCCCTTCGTCCACGAAGAGCACGTCCGGCTCCAGCAGGACCTTCGGGTGGAGCTCCCGGAAGAGGTCGGCCCAGCGCCAGTGGGTGGTGGCCCGGCGCCCGTCCAGGATTCCGGCCTCGGCGAGCGCGAAGCTTCCGGTGCACAGGCTCACCACGCGGGCCCCGCGGGTGTGGGTGCGCCGGACGGCGTCGAGTACCGCCTCGCCGCGCGGCACGACGTTGTCGGGGCGGCCGGGGACGACGAGGGTGTCCGCGCCGTCCACCGCGTCGAGCCCGGGCACCCCGCTCAGCGTGAAGAAGCCGTGGTTCATCCGGACCCCGGGGGTGGGGGTGCACAGCGTCAGCTCGTACAGGGGCTCAGGGAGGCCCAGTTCGGGCCGGGGCAGTCCGAACAGTTCGGTCGCCACGCCGACCTCGAAGGGGTTGGTGCCCTCGTCGACGATCACCGCGACGCGGTGCGTCCGGCGTCCCGGAGATGAAGCCGGACGCGGATTCGGATTCGGATTCGGAGGCAGGGTCGGAGACGGAGACGCGTGCTGCGAGGATCCTTGCGGCATGTGCGATTTCTAGCACTCGTGCGCGCGTGCCGTCCCGCCGCACGATGAACCCATGGCCCAGAACAGTGAACCCGTCTCCCTCGCCGCCGCGCTCGCCTCCTTCGACGACCTGTGGAGCCCGCGCATCGTCACCGCCGTCAACGACTACGACGTACGCGTCGCGAAGGTCGAGGGCGAGCACCTCTGGCACACCCACGACCACACGGACGAGTTCTTCCTGGTCGTGGAGGGCGAACTGCGCATCGCCCTGCGCGAGGCGGGCGGCGAGCGCACGGTGGTCCTGCCCAAGGGCTCGCTCTTCACGGTCCCGCGCGGCACCGAGCACAAGCCGAGTTCACCCTCCGGCGCCGCGATCCTCCTCATCGAACCCACCGGCACGCTGACGGTCGGGGACCGCCATGAGGAGGTCCCCGACCATGTGGACGCCACCACCGGGCATGTGTTGAACAGCTGATCCGTACGGCGGTCGGATGCCGTGAGCGTCGGCGGTCAGACGCCGTAACCGTCGCTGTACCCGCTGCGGTTGCGCTGCTCCTCGTCGACCACCGGAGCACCCGGCCGCACCACGACCCGGCGCCGCTTGGCGATGCTGCTGAACGTCGCCACACCGATCAGACCGACGATCATGAAGATGATGCCGACCAGGTCGAGGTTGACCCCCTGCATGTCCCAGTCGGTCGCGAACGTGAGGATCGCTCCTGTGGCGATCAGAATGATGCACCCGCCCAGGCCCATGGGTGTCGCCTCCTGTTTGAAACACAGTTCGTTCCGGGCCCGGAGACCGTGCGGTTCCCGGGTCCGGGGCGAGTACCCGGACCCGGCCCCTCCATGCAGGGGAGGTCTCCGCGGGCGGATGAGGCGGGGCGGATCAGGGAGACCGGCCCGGGAGACCGATCAGGGAGACGGGTCAGGGGAGTTGGACGAAGACCGGCTCGCTGTACGCGGCCTGCCAGTCGGCGCCTCCCGCGAAGTACGCCCGGTAGTGGCCCTGTCCGGCGGGAGCGGTGAACGTGCCCTGGAACAGGGAGCCTTCCTCCGGGTCGCCGAAGCCGGGTACGACCGTCGTCACCGTGGTCCAGCCGGTGGCGCCGTCGGCCGAGTACTGGATCTGCACCTTGTGGACGTCCTCCGGGGGTGTGCTCTCACCGGTGTAGAGGCGTCCTTGGGCGGTGAGCCAGGAGTTCGTGCCGGCGGTCACGGAGAAGGAACCGATGGAGGTGGCGCGGGCGACCCCGACCTTCAGGGGCTCCTCCGCGCTCGCGTTGAGGTACGTGCCCGGGAGGACGTTGACCTGCACGGTGCCGGAGCGCGGCATCAACAGCTCACCGGAGAACCGGCCCTCGGTGTCGGTGACGGGCCGCACCGCGGCGGCTCCCGAGTCGGTGCTCCACAGCGCGCGGACCGTGGCCCCGGCAAGTGGCCGCCAGTCGTCGTCGATCCACACCTCGGCGCGGCCCGAGACCGTCACGGGGTCGCCCTCGACGGTGCTCAGCTCGTCGGTGTCGAGCAGTACCCGGGTGTCCGACCTGACCGGCGACACGTAGACCGTCGCGCCGTCCTGCGACCCCGGTGCGGCCAGTTGGAGCCACGGAGAGACGCTGCCCCCGCCGTCGTACGTGTGCGTGTACGCGGTGGAGAACCGGCCGTCGGCGTCCGTGCTCGCCGAGACGGTCTCGCCGACGTTCGACGTCGCGATCTCGACCGCGCTGTTCGCGGCGGGAGTCGTCTCCCCGGTCCGCGGGTCCGTGATCGTGTACCGGCCGGACACGGACACCTGCTGGTGGCTGAAGTCGGGCTGCTCCGGCGTGACCTCGAAGTCGTGCAGGTCGGCCGTGCGCCAGTAGTCGAATCCGGCGGCGCTCTGTGTCGTGGAGGTGTCCCCGTCGGCGTCGGTCAGGTCGACGACGACGCGGTAGGTGCCCAGCTCGGCGAGGCGCAGCGGGGTGGTCGCCGTCCAGCGGCCGTCCGACTCGCTCCCCGAGCCGAGGGCGAACTCGCTGACGGTGGCGACCTCTTCGGAGCCTCCGTCGGCAAAGAGATGAGCGGTGATCGAGGTGATCGCGCTGTCCGAGCGTGCGGTGACCGAGACCAGCCCGGTGGACTGTTCGCCGGTGCCGCCCGCGATCACCAGCTCGGGTGCCGTCGTCGCGGCGGACGCCGTCGGCGCCGGCCCCAGCAGCAGCCCGGCCGCGACCGACGCGCAGGCGAGCAGCATGGAACGCCGTCTCATATCAAGTCCCCCCGTGGGCAAGATGATTGACCAAGGTGTTTCACCAGGTGATTGACCGAGGTGATTGATCAAGACGGCATCGTATGCCGGAGGGGTCTGTCATGAACAGGTTCAAAATTGGGGCCCCTGAGGCATCCCTATCCCTCCAGGAACCCCACCAGTGAGTTCGCCAGCAGGAACGGGTCGGTGGCGCCGCAGAGTTCGCGGGCGCTGTGCATCGAGAGGATGGCCACGCCGATGTCGACCGTCTTGATGCCGTGGCGGGCGGCGGTGATGGGGCCGATGGTGGTGCCGCAGGGCATGGAGTTGTTGGAGACGAAGGTCTGGAAGGGCACGTCGGCCCGCTCGCAGGCGGCGGCCCACACGGCGCGGCCCGAACCGTCCGTCGCGTAGCGGTTGTTGACGTTCACCTTGAGGATGGGGCCGCCGCCCGCGCGCGGGTGGTGCGTCGGGTCGTGCCGCTCGGCGTAGTTCGGGTGCACGGCGTGACCCGTGTCGGAAGAGAGACAGACCGTACCGGCGAAGGCGCGGGCCCTGTCCTCGTACGAGCCGCCGCGCGCGAACACCGAACGCTCCAGCACGCTGCCGAGCAGCGGCCCGTCCGCTCCGGTGTCCGACTGCGAGCCGTTCTCCTCGTGGTCGAACGCCGCGAGGACCGGGATGTAGGAGAGGGACTCGTCGGCCGTCGCCACACCCGTCAGCGCCGCCGTACCGGCGTGCACGGACAGCAGGTTGTCCATGCGCGGACCCGCCAGCAGCTCCTTGTCGCGGCCCAGGTAGGCGGGCGGTTCGATGGAGTGCACCATCAGGTCCCAGCCGGTGGTCTCGCCCTCGGGGAGCCCCGACTCCTCCTCCAGGAAGCGGATCAGGTCGCCGTCGCGCACGTCGTTGCCCAGGCCCCAGATGGGCTGCAGATGCCGCTGCTTGTCGAGCTTGAGGCCGTCCGAGGTGACGGAACGGTCCAGGTGGATGGCGAGCTGGGGCACCCGCAGCAGCGGCCGGTCGATGTTCACCAGCCGCGTCGAGCCGTCCCTGAGCGAAAGGCGTCCGGCGAGGCCCAGGTCCCGGTCGAGCCAGGAGTTGAGCAGCGGGCCGCCGTAGACCTCGACCGCGACCTGGCGCCACCCGTGCGCACCGCTGTCCGGGCGTGGTTTCACCCGCAGGTTGGGGGAGTCGGTGTGCGCCCCGACGATCCGGAAGGCGGTGTGCGGCTCGGCGCCCTCCGGCACGTACCAGGCGACGATCGCTCCCCCGCGCAGCACGTACTTTCCACCGCTCGTCCCGTCCCACGCGTCGGTCTCCGCGACCTGCCGGAAGCCCGCCTTCTCCAGCCGCTCGGCGGCGTTCGCCACGGCGTGGTACGGGGACGGGCTCGCCGCCAGGAAGGACATGAGGTCGTCGGTGTGTCCGCGGTCGAAGCGTGGGGGTGTGCGCATGGGTTCACCTTAACGACGTACGAAGGCCCGCTCCCGGGGATGGGAACGGGCCTTCGTGAGGGGTGTGTACAGACAGTGGGACGGGTCCGGACGTTCGGCGCGAACGCGACGGCTCACGGCCTGAGCGCCGACCCTGCGGGTGCGTGGGGGCTGGTCGCGCAGTTCCCCGCGCCCCTGATGAAAGGCGGGGGCCGCGCCCCGCCTTTCATCAGAACGCCGACTCGTCCAGCTCCATCAGGTCCAGCTCGACGCCCTCGGCGAGCTTGCGCGCACCGGTGACGCCCGGCAGGACGTTCGCCGCGAAGAACTTCGCCGCGGCGATCTTGCCGGTGTAGAAGGGCCGGTCCTTCGCCGAGGCCGTCTCCAGCTTCTCGGCGGCGACGGCGGCACCCTTCAGGAGCAGGTAGCCGACGACGACGTCACCGGAGGCCATCAGCAGGCGGGTGCTGTTCAGCCCGACCTTGTAGATGTTCTTGACGTCCTGCTCGGTCGCCGCGAGGTCGGTGAGCATCAGGCCGACGATGGCCTCCAGCTCGACGGCCGCCTTGGCGAGGTGCTCACGGGCGCCGGACAGCTCCTCGCCGCCGGTGCCGAGCGCCAGGAACTTCTTGATGTCCTCGGCGAGCGAGTTCAGCGCGGCGCCCTGGTTGCGGACGATCTTCCGGAAGAAGAAGTCCTGACCCTGGATCGCCGTCGTGCCCTCGTACAGGGTGTCGATCTTGGCGTCCCGGATGTACTGCTCGATCGGGTACTCCTGGAGGAAGCCCGAGCCGCCGAAGGTCTGGAGCGACTGCGCGAGCTGCTCGTAGCCCTTCTCGGAGCCGTAGCCCTTCACGATCGGCAGGAGCAGGTCGTTCAGCGCTTCGAGGGCGGACGCGTCCTCGCCCTCGGCCTCCTTGACCTGGATCTCGTCCTGGAGCGCGGCGGTGTGCAGCACCAGGGCGCGCATGCCCTCCGCGTACGCCTTCTGTGTCATCAGTGAGCGGCGCACGTCCGGGTGGTGCGTGATGGTGACCTTGGGCGCGGTCTTGTCCATGAACTGCGCGAGGTCGGGGCCCTGGACGCGCTCCTTGGCGTACTCAAGGGCGTTGAGGTAGCCCGTCGACAGCGTCGAGATGGCCTTCGTGCCGACCATCATGCGGGCGAACTCGATGATGCGGAACATCTGGCGGATGCCGTCGTGCTTGTCGCCGATGAGCCAGCCCTTGGCGGGGTGGCGGTCGCCGAACGTCATCTCGCAGGTGTTGGACGCCTTGAGGCCCATCTTGTGCTCGACGTTCGTCGCGTAGGCGCCGTTGCGCTCGCCCAGCTCGCCGGTCTCGAAGTCGAACTCGTACTTCGGGACGAGGAAGAGGGACAGGCCCTTGGTGCCGGGGCCGGCACCCTCGGGGCGGGCGAGTACGTAATGAAGGATGTTCTCCGACATGTCGTGCTCACCGGACGTGATGAACCGCTTCACGCCCTCGATGTGCCAGGAGCCGTCCTCCTGCTCGACCGCCTTGGTGCGGCCCGCGCCCACGTCCGAACCGGCGTCCGGCTCGGTGAGGACCATGGTGGAGCCCCACTGCTTGTCCACGGCGATCTTCGCGATGTGCTTCTGGACCTCGTTGCCCTCTTCGAAGAGGATGCCCGCGAACGCGGGGCCCGAGCAGTACATCCAGACCGCCGGGTTCGCGCCGAGGATCAGCTCCGCGTACGCCCAGATCAGGGAGCGGGGGGCGGTGGTGCCGCCGATCTCCTCGGGCAGGCCGAGCCGCCAGTACTCGGAGTCCATGAAGGCCTGGTAGGACTTCTTGAAGGACGCCGGGACGGGCGCCGTGTTGGTCTCGGGGTCGAAGACCGGAGGGTTGCGGTCGGCGTCCGCGAAGGACTCCGCCAGCTCGTTCTCCGAGAGGCGGGTCAGCTCTTCGAGGATGCTCTTGGCGGTTTCGGTGTCCATCTCCGCGAACGGGCCGGTGCCGTACAGCTTGTCGCGCCCGAGCACCTCGAAGAGGTTGAACTCGATGTCGCGGAGATTCGACTTGTAGTGCCCCATGGCGACGGCTCCGTTAAAGATCGGGGAGGTGGTTGAGTCCTCGGTGACGAGGCCTCGTACCTGGTTCGAGTCTGGTGCGCATCTGGTTCACGTACCAACTAGTAGCTACGATGATGCTACCCGTCGGTAATAAGAATCAACCCCTGATTGCCCAAGTGTGAGCAGGGTCTACATTTCGGGGTCCACCATCGGGTGCGAGTGCACGGCTCCGCCACCTGTTCGAGGAAATCCGCCGGGGACGACCGGGCGGCCCGCCCCGCCAGTACTCTTGCCCTCATGTACGGCTACGACCAGAACGTGGGACCGGGGCAGCAGCAGTACGCGCAGTCCCAGCCGCCGCCGCAGCAGCAGATGCCCGGTGGTGTCGGCGGGGTCGGCGGATACGGCCAGCAGCCGCCGCTCTACCCCGAACCGTCGCCGCCGTCGCTCGCGGACGCGGTGCGCGCGTTCACCACGGGGTCGCTGACCCCCGAGGACTTCCAGCAGGTCTTCGCCACCTCCAAGGTCTACTGCCCGCGCGGTGACAACCCCGGTTTCCTGGCGCTGCACAACACCCAGCAGCCCGTGATCCCGATGTTCACCTCGCTCAAGGAACTGCGCCGGTACGCCGGCAAGGAGTCCAAGTACTTCGTGGTCATCGGTGCCGAGGTGATCGACCTGCTCCCCACCGGCTACGGCTTCGTCCTCGACATGGAGGGCGAGCACCGCATCGTCTTCGATGCGAAGGCGGTCGAGCAGATGGTCGACTTCGCCATGCGCCGGATGTACGGCTGACCGCGTCTGCTCCACGGACGGCCGACGGTAGAGCCGCACGCAGACGGCAAGCGCGTACTGCTCCGTACGACCGCCCCGTACGACCGGCTCTGCGAGTGACGCCCGGAGGGAATGCCCTCCGGGCGTTCTGCGTTCCAGGTGGCAGAAAGTTCGAGATTCAACTAAACTTCGAGCACAAGGAGGTACCGACATGCCTGCAGTGACCGTCGAGAACCCGCTGACCCTGCCCCGTGTGGCCGCGTCGACCGAGGCCGTGGCACGCCCTGTGCTCACCGTGACCACCGCACCGAGCGGATTCGAGGGTGAGGGCTTCCCGGTCCGCCGCGCGTTCGCCGGGATCAACTACCGCCATCTCGACCCGTTCATCATGATGGACCAGATGGGTGAGGTGGAGTACGCGCCGGGCGAGCCCAAGGGCACCCCCTGGCACCCCCACCGCGGCTTCGAGACCGTGACCTACATCATCGACGGCGTCTTCGACCACCAGGACTCGAACGGTGGCGGCGGCACCATCACCAACGGCGACACCCAGTGGATGACCGCGGGCTCGGGCCTCCTGCACATCGAGGCCCCGCCGGAGGCGCTCGTCATGTCGGGCGGTCTCTTCCACGGGCTCCAGCTGTGGGTGAACCTGCCGGCCAAGGACAAGATGATGGCGCCGCGCTACCAGGACATCCGTGGCGGCTCGGTCCAGCTGCTCAGCACGCCCGACGGCGGCGCGCTCCTGCGCGTCATCGCAGGTGAGCTGGACGGTCACCAGGGTCCCGGCATCACGCACACGCCGATCACCATGATCCACGCGACCGTGGCGCCCGGCGCCGAGCTCACGCTCCCGTGGCGC from Streptomyces sp. NBC_00258 includes:
- a CDS encoding GlxA family transcriptional regulator; this translates as MPQGSSQHASPSPTLPPNPNPNPRPASSPGRRTHRVAVIVDEGTNPFEVGVATELFGLPRPELGLPEPLYELTLCTPTPGVRMNHGFFTLSGVPGLDAVDGADTLVVPGRPDNVVPRGEAVLDAVRRTHTRGARVVSLCTGSFALAEAGILDGRRATTHWRWADLFRELHPKVLLEPDVLFVDEGDVLTAAGSAAALDLGLHIVRRDHGAEIANAVSRRLVFAAHRDGGQRQFVERPLPDVPDESLAPLLAWARARIGEPLTVADLATHAAVSPATLHRRFRAQLGTTPLAWLTGERVTLACRLIERGEERLDVVAERSGLGTAANLRARLRRETGLSPSAYRRRFGPAAGEPLGA
- a CDS encoding cupin domain-containing protein; this encodes MAQNSEPVSLAAALASFDDLWSPRIVTAVNDYDVRVAKVEGEHLWHTHDHTDEFFLVVEGELRIALREAGGERTVVLPKGSLFTVPRGTEHKPSSPSGAAILLIEPTGTLTVGDRHEEVPDHVDATTGHVLNS
- a CDS encoding M18 family aminopeptidase; the protein is MRTPPRFDRGHTDDLMSFLAASPSPYHAVANAAERLEKAGFRQVAETDAWDGTSGGKYVLRGGAIVAWYVPEGAEPHTAFRIVGAHTDSPNLRVKPRPDSGAHGWRQVAVEVYGGPLLNSWLDRDLGLAGRLSLRDGSTRLVNIDRPLLRVPQLAIHLDRSVTSDGLKLDKQRHLQPIWGLGNDVRDGDLIRFLEEESGLPEGETTGWDLMVHSIEPPAYLGRDKELLAGPRMDNLLSVHAGTAALTGVATADESLSYIPVLAAFDHEENGSQSDTGADGPLLGSVLERSVFARGGSYEDRARAFAGTVCLSSDTGHAVHPNYAERHDPTHHPRAGGGPILKVNVNNRYATDGSGRAVWAAACERADVPFQTFVSNNSMPCGTTIGPITAARHGIKTVDIGVAILSMHSARELCGATDPFLLANSLVGFLEG
- a CDS encoding acyl-CoA dehydrogenase, which translates into the protein MGHYKSNLRDIEFNLFEVLGRDKLYGTGPFAEMDTETAKSILEELTRLSENELAESFADADRNPPVFDPETNTAPVPASFKKSYQAFMDSEYWRLGLPEEIGGTTAPRSLIWAYAELILGANPAVWMYCSGPAFAGILFEEGNEVQKHIAKIAVDKQWGSTMVLTEPDAGSDVGAGRTKAVEQEDGSWHIEGVKRFITSGEHDMSENILHYVLARPEGAGPGTKGLSLFLVPKYEFDFETGELGERNGAYATNVEHKMGLKASNTCEMTFGDRHPAKGWLIGDKHDGIRQMFRIIEFARMMVGTKAISTLSTGYLNALEYAKERVQGPDLAQFMDKTAPKVTITHHPDVRRSLMTQKAYAEGMRALVLHTAALQDEIQVKEAEGEDASALEALNDLLLPIVKGYGSEKGYEQLAQSLQTFGGSGFLQEYPIEQYIRDAKIDTLYEGTTAIQGQDFFFRKIVRNQGAALNSLAEDIKKFLALGTGGEELSGAREHLAKAAVELEAIVGLMLTDLAATEQDVKNIYKVGLNSTRLLMASGDVVVGYLLLKGAAVAAEKLETASAKDRPFYTGKIAAAKFFAANVLPGVTGARKLAEGVELDLMELDESAF
- a CDS encoding SseB family protein yields the protein MYGYDQNVGPGQQQYAQSQPPPQQQMPGGVGGVGGYGQQPPLYPEPSPPSLADAVRAFTTGSLTPEDFQQVFATSKVYCPRGDNPGFLALHNTQQPVIPMFTSLKELRRYAGKESKYFVVIGAEVIDLLPTGYGFVLDMEGEHRIVFDAKAVEQMVDFAMRRMYG
- a CDS encoding pirin family protein, whose translation is MPAVTVENPLTLPRVAASTEAVARPVLTVTTAPSGFEGEGFPVRRAFAGINYRHLDPFIMMDQMGEVEYAPGEPKGTPWHPHRGFETVTYIIDGVFDHQDSNGGGGTITNGDTQWMTAGSGLLHIEAPPEALVMSGGLFHGLQLWVNLPAKDKMMAPRYQDIRGGSVQLLSTPDGGALLRVIAGELDGHQGPGITHTPITMIHATVAPGAELTLPWREDFNALAYVMAGRGSVGTDRRPVHTGQTTVFGAGSSLTVRADEQQDSNTPDLEVVILGGQPIREPMAHYGPFVMNTREELQQAFDDFQKGRLGTIPAVHGMSEGGL